From the Garra rufa chromosome 17, GarRuf1.0, whole genome shotgun sequence genome, one window contains:
- the slc44a4 gene encoding choline transporter-like protein 4, with amino-acid sequence MGRKKQEEEQNNSEYGEPVQFDPTFTGPIHKRSCTDIICCVLFMLVITGYMVVGILAWLYGDPRHVLYPRNSTGMFCGMGQNKDKPNVMYFDIIKCATATNIMAAALQGLQCPTTQVCVKTCPSQFWILPPSAHFPGAKPADYFQKEYCVPSFQLEGTKYSAMDIVNKELCPLFYIPTTSVLGRCLPSLGGSAYNPNNIPTNFSLPGLDVNETLAAIRNSTADLTNGFNIKDVGLRIFEDFAKSWQWIVAGLVIAMVLSVLFLLLLRFTAPILVWVLIIGVLAAGAFGIWYCYNEYTSLANSSLTFGNVGITTNVQVYLQVRDTWLAFLIILSIVEAILLLALIFLRTRIRIAIALIQETSKALGHMMSTLFYPIITFVLLLVCVSYWGITALYLATSGAPIYKVVAMNVSQGDCSVIRANETCDPETFNFTQYPTCPSARCVFINYNSEGLFQRNLFNLQIYNVFAFLWCVNFVIALGHCTLAGAFASYYWAFTKPADIPTFPLIQSFMRALRYHVGSLAFGALILTLVQIVRIILEYLDHKFKEAQNPCTRFIMCCLKCCFWCLEKFIKFINRNAYIMIAIYGKNFCVSAKNAFSLLMRNIIRVVVLDKVTDLLLFFGKLFVVGGIGVLAFFFFSGRIQTPGTTFETAALNYYWMPIITVVFGAYLIAHGFFSVYNMGVDTLFLCFCEYYTPHIQHTVRV; translated from the exons gagCTGTACGGACATAATATGCTGCGTTTTATTCATGCTGGTCATCACTGGTTACATGGTGGTGGGAATTCTGG CCTGGCTGTATGGAGATCCTCGGCATGTGCTGTATCCCCGAAACTCCACAGGAATGTTCTGCGGAATGGGACAGAACAA gGACAAACCCAATGTCATGTACTTTGACATCATCAAATGTGCCACCGCGACGAACATCATGGCTGCAGCTCTGCAGGGTCTCCAGTGTCCAACCACACAG GTGTGTGTGAAGACGTGTCCGTCTCAGTTCTGGATTTTGCCTCCTAGCGCTCACTTCCCAGGCGCAAAACCAGCCGATTATTTCCAAAAGGAGTACTGTGTCCCGTCCTTCCAGCTGGAAGGCACTAAATAT tcGGCAATGGACATTGTAAACAAAGAGTTGTGTCCCTTATTCTACATCCCAACAACCTCTG tgTTGGGACGGTGTTTACCCAGTTTAGGAGGAAGTGCCTATAATCCCAATAATATTCCCACGAACTTCTCACTTCCTGGATTGGATGTAAATGAGACGTTGGCAGCAATCAGGAACTCCACAGC CGACCTGACCAACGGCTTCAACATCAAAGATGTTGGCCTGAGGATCTTTGAGGACTTCGCCAAGTCATGGCAGTGGATCGTAGC tggtcTGGTGATTGCGATGGTGCTCAGCGTTCTCTTCCTGCTGCTGCTGCGTTTCACGGCGCCGATTCTCGTCTGGGTTCTCATCATCGGTGTTCTGGCGGCCGGCGCGTTCG GTATCTGGTACTGTTATAATGAGTACACGTCTCTGGCAAACTCTTCATTGACCTTCGGTAACGTGGGTATCACTACTAATGTGCAGGTCTATCTGCAGGTGCGAGACACCTGGCTGGCCTTCT TGATTATTCTGTCTATCGTCGAGGCCATTCTGCTCCTGGCGTTGATCTTCCTGAGGACTCGTATACGCATCGCCATCGCTCTTATTCAGGAGACCAGCAA ggcACTGGGTCACATGATGTCGACACTTTTCTATCCCATCATCACGTTTGTGCTGCTGTTGGTGTGTGTGTCATACTGGGGAATAACAGCGCT ATATCTGGCCACCTCAGGTGCTCCAATCTACAAGGTTGTGGCAATGAACGTGTCACAGGGCGACTGCAGCGTCATACGAGCCAATGAGACCTGCGACCCAGAG ACGTTCAACTTCACGCAGTATCCCACGTGTCCGTCGGCACGCTGCGTCTTCATCAACTATAACTCGGAGGGTTTGTTCCAGAGGAACCTCTTCAACCTGCAGATCTATAATGTTTTTGCATTCCTGTGGTGCGTGAACTTCGTCATCGCTCTGGGTCACTGTACGCTCGCCGGCGCCTTCGCTTCATATTACTGGGCCTTCACCAAACCCGCAGATATCCCAACATTCCCTCTCATCCAGTCCTTCATGAGAGCACTGAG GTATCATGTGGGCTCTCTGGCGTTTGGTGCACTGATTCTCACGCTGGTGCAGATTGTCAGGATCATTCTGGAGTATCTGGACCACAAGTTCAAAG aGGCTCAGAACCCATGCACACGCTTCATCATGTGTTGTCTCAAATGCTGCTTCTGGTGTCTGGAGAAATTCATCAAGTTCATCAACAGGAACGCTTACATCATG ATCGCCATATACGGGAAGAACTTCTGTGTGTCAGCTAAGAATGCTTTCTCTCTGCTCATGAGGAACATTATACG ggTGGTGGTGTTGGATAAAGTGACGGATCTGCTGCTGTTCTTCGGGAAGCTGTTTGTGGTCGGTGGAATTG GTGTGCTGGCGTTCTTCTTCTTCTCCGGCAGGATTCAGACTCCAGGAACCACGTTTGAAACGGCGGCTCTCAACTACTACTGGATGCCCATCATA ACGGTGGTGTTCGGTGCGTATCTGATCGCTCACGGCTTCTTCAGTGTGTATAACATGGGTGTGGACACACTCTTCCTGTGTTTCTGTGAGTATTACACACCACACATACAACATACAGTCAGGGTTTGA